From the Excalfactoria chinensis isolate bCotChi1 chromosome 1, bCotChi1.hap2, whole genome shotgun sequence genome, one window contains:
- the ARHGAP6 gene encoding rho GTPase-activating protein 6 isoform X3: MGDSVFGERPALRYAGDFTWNSMSGRSVRLKSVPVQSLSELERARLQEVAFYQLQQEYDLGCQITIPKDGQKRKKSLRKKLDSLGKEKNKDKEFIPQAFGMPLSQVIANDRAYKLKQDSQREEQRDVSDFVAFLLPFGAKRQNKELSSSNSSLSSTSETPNESTSPNTPEPAPRARRRGAMSVDSITDLDDNQSRLLEALQLSLPAEAQSKKEKARDKKLSLNPIYRQVPRLVDSCCQHLEKHGLQTVGIFRVGSSKKRVRQLREEFDRGIDVVLDEEHSIHDVAALLKEFLRDMPDPLLTRELYTPFINTLLLEPDEQLSTLQLLIYLLPPCNCDTLHRLLQFLSTVAGHAEDTTDKDGQEVTGNKMTSLNLATIFGPNLLHKQKSTDKEFTVQSSARAEESTAIIAVVQKMIENYEALFMVSPDLQNEVLISLLETDPDVVDYLLRRKASQSSSPEMLRSEGSYSTGERHSSTDSNKASSGDVSPYDNNSPVLSERSLMATQEEVVHSPDKLYRVPEQYTHLQPKTKENSSASQAGKDVSEDHFDIWGTWHSTLKSGCKDTGIAGSYGNIYESSLLRPGQCSLSQGNLSIYSPRWQGSSSELDHGRQVMRRSQTTAAIPECQLQPAMSRVCSNPHIEVGGRCLDQSFSKSERHLTLSSVEDLTEHDSHAGCSQSTAKPSYSKERPPPPYPGQPKASSALSQRSSVSSTLHSLWRLQRHDKNAGTRAAGGPMAKAPEQAVSRQECPAPRTQAGNIYSTAAHSQNSKNVSEPDWQDWQRERWQIWELLSADNPDALPETLV; encoded by the exons atgggcaaaagaggaagaaatcacTAAGAAAGAAACTGGACTCATtagggaaggagaaaaacaaagacaaag AGTTTATTCCCCAGGCTTTTGGAATGCCCTTGTCGCAAGTGATTGCTAATGATCGGGCCTACAAGCTCAAGCAAGACTCtcaaagagaagagcaaagagatGTTTCAGATTTTGTGGCCTTTCTCTTACCATTTGGAGCAAAAAGGCAGAACAAAGAACTTTCCAGCAGTAACTCATCTCTCAGCTCCACCTCAGAAACACCGAATGAATCCACTTCTCCTAACACGCCAGAGCCAGCACCGCGAGCAAGGAGGCGT GGTGCAATGTCTGTAGACTCTATTACTGATCTTGATGACAATCAGTCACGGTTGTTAGAAGCTCTCCAGCTCTCTTTGCCAGCAGAAGCCcagagcaagaaggaaaaggcaaGAGATAAGAAACTAAGCCTGAATCCTATTTACAGGCAGGTTCCACGGCTTGTAGACAGTTGCTGCCAGCACTTGGAAAAACATG GTCTTCAGACAGTGGGAATATTCAGAGTTGGAAGTTCAAAAAAGAGAGTGAGACAG TTACGTGAAGAGTTTGACCGGGGCATAGATGTTGTGTTAGACGAAGAGCACAGCATTCATGATGTTGCTGCTTTGTTAAAGGAATTTCTACGTGACATGCCTGACCCACTTCTTACCAGAGAACTTTATACACCTTTCATCAACACTCTCT tATTAGAGCCAGATGAACAGCTAAGCACCTTACAGCTTCTCATTTATCTCCTACCTCCCTGTAACTGCGATACCCTACACCGACTGCTGCAATTCCTCTCCACCGTGGCTGGCCACGCAGAAGACACCACAGACAAAGACGGCCAAGAA GTTACTGGGAACAAAATGACATCACTTAACCTGGCTACTATCTTTGGCCCTAACCTGTTGCACAAGCAGAAATCTACGGACAAAGAATTCACAGTTCAGAGTTCAGCTCGAGCTGAAGAGAGTACTGCTATCATAGCTGTTGTACAAAAGATGATTGAAAACTATGAAGCCCTTTTTATG GTTTCCCCTGATCTACAGAATGAAGTGCTTATTAGCCTATTAGAGACTGACCCAGACGTTGTGGACTATTTGTTGAGAAGGAAAGCTTCCCAGTCATC AAGCCCTGAGATGCTGCGGTCAGAAGGCTCCTACTCCACAGGAGAAAGACACTCTTCCACCGACTCCAACAAAGCTTCAAGCGGAGATGTCTCCCCGTATGACAACAACTCCCCCGTTCTGTCTGAGCGCTCGCTGATGGCAACGCAAGAAGAAGTTGTGCACAGCCCAGATAAGCTGTACAGGGTACCAGAACAGTACACACATTTGCAGCCTAAGACAAAGGAGAATTCTTCTGCATCACAGGCTGGAAAAG ATGTTTCAGAAGATCATTTTGATATCTGGGGCACCTGGCATTCAACGCTGAAAAGTGGCTGCAAAGACACAGGCATTGCAG GTTCTTATGGAAACATTTATGAAAGCAGCTTGCTGCGGCCTGGACAGTGCTCTCTTTCACAAGGGAACCTCTCCATATATTCTCCTCGGTGGCAGGGCAGCTCCTCCGAACTGGATCACGGCAGGCAAGTCATGCGCAGGAGTCAGACAACTGCTGCCATTCCTGAGTGCCAGCTCCAGCCTGCCATGTCTCGGGTATGCAGTAATCCCCACATTGAAGTTGGTGGTAGGTGTTTGGACCAGTCATTTTCCAAGTCGGAGCGGCACTTGACTTTAAGCAGTGTGGAGGACCTCACTGAGCATGACTCACATGCGGGTTGCTCGCAGAGCACGGCTAAGCCCTCCTACAGCAAAGAGAGGCCACCACCTCCATACCCTGGGCAGCCCAAAGCAAGCTCTGCGTTGTCACAGCGATCGAGCGTTTCTTCAACGTTGCACTCTTTGTGGAGACTTCAGCGCCATGACAAAAATGCAGGGACCAGAGCAGCTGGAGGGCCCATGGCCAAAGCCCCCGAGCAGGCTGTTTCCAGGCAGGAGTGCCCAGCCCCGCGCACCCAAGCAGGTAACATCTATTCGACAGCGGCTCACAGTCAGAACAGTAAAAATGTTTCGGAGCCAGACTGGCAGGATTGGCAAAGAGAGAGGTGGCAAATTTGGGAGCTTCTATCAGCTGATAACCCCGATGCCCTCCCAGAGACCCTTGTATGA
- the ARHGAP6 gene encoding rho GTPase-activating protein 6 isoform X4 gives MGDFTWNSMSGRSVRLKSVPVQSLSELERARLQEVAFYQLQQEYDLGCQITIPKDGQKRKKSLRKKLDSLGKEKNKDKEFIPQAFGMPLSQVIANDRAYKLKQDSQREEQRDVSDFVAFLLPFGAKRQNKELSSSNSSLSSTSETPNESTSPNTPEPAPRARRRGAMSVDSITDLDDNQSRLLEALQLSLPAEAQSKKEKARDKKLSLNPIYRQVPRLVDSCCQHLEKHGLQTVGIFRVGSSKKRVRQLREEFDRGIDVVLDEEHSIHDVAALLKEFLRDMPDPLLTRELYTPFINTLLLEPDEQLSTLQLLIYLLPPCNCDTLHRLLQFLSTVAGHAEDTTDKDGQEVTGNKMTSLNLATIFGPNLLHKQKSTDKEFTVQSSARAEESTAIIAVVQKMIENYEALFMVSPDLQNEVLISLLETDPDVVDYLLRRKASQSSSPEMLRSEGSYSTGERHSSTDSNKASSGDVSPYDNNSPVLSERSLMATQEEVVHSPDKLYRVPEQYTHLQPKTKENSSASQAGKDVSEDHFDIWGTWHSTLKSGCKDTGIAGSYGNIYESSLLRPGQCSLSQGNLSIYSPRWQGSSSELDHGRQVMRRSQTTAAIPECQLQPAMSRVCSNPHIEVGGRCLDQSFSKSERHLTLSSVEDLTEHDSHAGCSQSTAKPSYSKERPPPPYPGQPKASSALSQRSSVSSTLHSLWRLQRHDKNAGTRAAGGPMAKAPEQAVSRQECPAPRTQAGNIYSTAAHSQNSKNVSEPDWQDWQRERWQIWELLSADNPDALPETLV, from the exons atgggcaaaagaggaagaaatcacTAAGAAAGAAACTGGACTCATtagggaaggagaaaaacaaagacaaag AGTTTATTCCCCAGGCTTTTGGAATGCCCTTGTCGCAAGTGATTGCTAATGATCGGGCCTACAAGCTCAAGCAAGACTCtcaaagagaagagcaaagagatGTTTCAGATTTTGTGGCCTTTCTCTTACCATTTGGAGCAAAAAGGCAGAACAAAGAACTTTCCAGCAGTAACTCATCTCTCAGCTCCACCTCAGAAACACCGAATGAATCCACTTCTCCTAACACGCCAGAGCCAGCACCGCGAGCAAGGAGGCGT GGTGCAATGTCTGTAGACTCTATTACTGATCTTGATGACAATCAGTCACGGTTGTTAGAAGCTCTCCAGCTCTCTTTGCCAGCAGAAGCCcagagcaagaaggaaaaggcaaGAGATAAGAAACTAAGCCTGAATCCTATTTACAGGCAGGTTCCACGGCTTGTAGACAGTTGCTGCCAGCACTTGGAAAAACATG GTCTTCAGACAGTGGGAATATTCAGAGTTGGAAGTTCAAAAAAGAGAGTGAGACAG TTACGTGAAGAGTTTGACCGGGGCATAGATGTTGTGTTAGACGAAGAGCACAGCATTCATGATGTTGCTGCTTTGTTAAAGGAATTTCTACGTGACATGCCTGACCCACTTCTTACCAGAGAACTTTATACACCTTTCATCAACACTCTCT tATTAGAGCCAGATGAACAGCTAAGCACCTTACAGCTTCTCATTTATCTCCTACCTCCCTGTAACTGCGATACCCTACACCGACTGCTGCAATTCCTCTCCACCGTGGCTGGCCACGCAGAAGACACCACAGACAAAGACGGCCAAGAA GTTACTGGGAACAAAATGACATCACTTAACCTGGCTACTATCTTTGGCCCTAACCTGTTGCACAAGCAGAAATCTACGGACAAAGAATTCACAGTTCAGAGTTCAGCTCGAGCTGAAGAGAGTACTGCTATCATAGCTGTTGTACAAAAGATGATTGAAAACTATGAAGCCCTTTTTATG GTTTCCCCTGATCTACAGAATGAAGTGCTTATTAGCCTATTAGAGACTGACCCAGACGTTGTGGACTATTTGTTGAGAAGGAAAGCTTCCCAGTCATC AAGCCCTGAGATGCTGCGGTCAGAAGGCTCCTACTCCACAGGAGAAAGACACTCTTCCACCGACTCCAACAAAGCTTCAAGCGGAGATGTCTCCCCGTATGACAACAACTCCCCCGTTCTGTCTGAGCGCTCGCTGATGGCAACGCAAGAAGAAGTTGTGCACAGCCCAGATAAGCTGTACAGGGTACCAGAACAGTACACACATTTGCAGCCTAAGACAAAGGAGAATTCTTCTGCATCACAGGCTGGAAAAG ATGTTTCAGAAGATCATTTTGATATCTGGGGCACCTGGCATTCAACGCTGAAAAGTGGCTGCAAAGACACAGGCATTGCAG GTTCTTATGGAAACATTTATGAAAGCAGCTTGCTGCGGCCTGGACAGTGCTCTCTTTCACAAGGGAACCTCTCCATATATTCTCCTCGGTGGCAGGGCAGCTCCTCCGAACTGGATCACGGCAGGCAAGTCATGCGCAGGAGTCAGACAACTGCTGCCATTCCTGAGTGCCAGCTCCAGCCTGCCATGTCTCGGGTATGCAGTAATCCCCACATTGAAGTTGGTGGTAGGTGTTTGGACCAGTCATTTTCCAAGTCGGAGCGGCACTTGACTTTAAGCAGTGTGGAGGACCTCACTGAGCATGACTCACATGCGGGTTGCTCGCAGAGCACGGCTAAGCCCTCCTACAGCAAAGAGAGGCCACCACCTCCATACCCTGGGCAGCCCAAAGCAAGCTCTGCGTTGTCACAGCGATCGAGCGTTTCTTCAACGTTGCACTCTTTGTGGAGACTTCAGCGCCATGACAAAAATGCAGGGACCAGAGCAGCTGGAGGGCCCATGGCCAAAGCCCCCGAGCAGGCTGTTTCCAGGCAGGAGTGCCCAGCCCCGCGCACCCAAGCAGGTAACATCTATTCGACAGCGGCTCACAGTCAGAACAGTAAAAATGTTTCGGAGCCAGACTGGCAGGATTGGCAAAGAGAGAGGTGGCAAATTTGGGAGCTTCTATCAGCTGATAACCCCGATGCCCTCCCAGAGACCCTTGTATGA
- the ARHGAP6 gene encoding rho GTPase-activating protein 6 isoform X1, whose amino-acid sequence MSGRSVRLKSVPVQSLSELERARLQEVAFYQLQQEYDLGCQITIPKDGQKRKKSLRKKLDSLGKEKNKDKEFIPQAFGMPLSQVIANDRAYKLKQDSQREEQRDVSDFVAFLLPFGAKRQNKELSSSNSSLSSTSETPNESTSPNTPEPAPRARRRGAMSVDSITDLDDNQSRLLEALQLSLPAEAQSKKEKARDKKLSLNPIYRQVPRLVDSCCQHLEKHGLQTVGIFRVGSSKKRVRQLREEFDRGIDVVLDEEHSIHDVAALLKEFLRDMPDPLLTRELYTPFINTLLLEPDEQLSTLQLLIYLLPPCNCDTLHRLLQFLSTVAGHAEDTTDKDGQEVTGNKMTSLNLATIFGPNLLHKQKSTDKEFTVQSSARAEESTAIIAVVQKMIENYEALFMVSPDLQNEVLISLLETDPDVVDYLLRRKASQSSSPEMLRSEGSYSTGERHSSTDSNKASSGDVSPYDNNSPVLSERSLMATQEEVVHSPDKLYRVPEQYTHLQPKTKENSSASQAGKDVSEDHFDIWGTWHSTLKSGCKDTGIAGSYGNIYESSLLRPGQCSLSQGNLSIYSPRWQGSSSELDHGRQVMRRSQTTAAIPECQLQPAMSRVCSNPHIEVGGRCLDQSFSKSERHLTLSSVEDLTEHDSHAGCSQSTAKPSYSKERPPPPYPGQPKASSALSQRSSVSSTLHSLWRLQRHDKNAGTRAAGGPMAKAPEQAVSRQECPAPRTQAGNIYSTAAHSQNSKNVSEPDWQDWQRERWQIWELLSADNPDALPETLV is encoded by the exons atgggcaaaagaggaagaaatcacTAAGAAAGAAACTGGACTCATtagggaaggagaaaaacaaagacaaag AGTTTATTCCCCAGGCTTTTGGAATGCCCTTGTCGCAAGTGATTGCTAATGATCGGGCCTACAAGCTCAAGCAAGACTCtcaaagagaagagcaaagagatGTTTCAGATTTTGTGGCCTTTCTCTTACCATTTGGAGCAAAAAGGCAGAACAAAGAACTTTCCAGCAGTAACTCATCTCTCAGCTCCACCTCAGAAACACCGAATGAATCCACTTCTCCTAACACGCCAGAGCCAGCACCGCGAGCAAGGAGGCGT GGTGCAATGTCTGTAGACTCTATTACTGATCTTGATGACAATCAGTCACGGTTGTTAGAAGCTCTCCAGCTCTCTTTGCCAGCAGAAGCCcagagcaagaaggaaaaggcaaGAGATAAGAAACTAAGCCTGAATCCTATTTACAGGCAGGTTCCACGGCTTGTAGACAGTTGCTGCCAGCACTTGGAAAAACATG GTCTTCAGACAGTGGGAATATTCAGAGTTGGAAGTTCAAAAAAGAGAGTGAGACAG TTACGTGAAGAGTTTGACCGGGGCATAGATGTTGTGTTAGACGAAGAGCACAGCATTCATGATGTTGCTGCTTTGTTAAAGGAATTTCTACGTGACATGCCTGACCCACTTCTTACCAGAGAACTTTATACACCTTTCATCAACACTCTCT tATTAGAGCCAGATGAACAGCTAAGCACCTTACAGCTTCTCATTTATCTCCTACCTCCCTGTAACTGCGATACCCTACACCGACTGCTGCAATTCCTCTCCACCGTGGCTGGCCACGCAGAAGACACCACAGACAAAGACGGCCAAGAA GTTACTGGGAACAAAATGACATCACTTAACCTGGCTACTATCTTTGGCCCTAACCTGTTGCACAAGCAGAAATCTACGGACAAAGAATTCACAGTTCAGAGTTCAGCTCGAGCTGAAGAGAGTACTGCTATCATAGCTGTTGTACAAAAGATGATTGAAAACTATGAAGCCCTTTTTATG GTTTCCCCTGATCTACAGAATGAAGTGCTTATTAGCCTATTAGAGACTGACCCAGACGTTGTGGACTATTTGTTGAGAAGGAAAGCTTCCCAGTCATC AAGCCCTGAGATGCTGCGGTCAGAAGGCTCCTACTCCACAGGAGAAAGACACTCTTCCACCGACTCCAACAAAGCTTCAAGCGGAGATGTCTCCCCGTATGACAACAACTCCCCCGTTCTGTCTGAGCGCTCGCTGATGGCAACGCAAGAAGAAGTTGTGCACAGCCCAGATAAGCTGTACAGGGTACCAGAACAGTACACACATTTGCAGCCTAAGACAAAGGAGAATTCTTCTGCATCACAGGCTGGAAAAG ATGTTTCAGAAGATCATTTTGATATCTGGGGCACCTGGCATTCAACGCTGAAAAGTGGCTGCAAAGACACAGGCATTGCAG GTTCTTATGGAAACATTTATGAAAGCAGCTTGCTGCGGCCTGGACAGTGCTCTCTTTCACAAGGGAACCTCTCCATATATTCTCCTCGGTGGCAGGGCAGCTCCTCCGAACTGGATCACGGCAGGCAAGTCATGCGCAGGAGTCAGACAACTGCTGCCATTCCTGAGTGCCAGCTCCAGCCTGCCATGTCTCGGGTATGCAGTAATCCCCACATTGAAGTTGGTGGTAGGTGTTTGGACCAGTCATTTTCCAAGTCGGAGCGGCACTTGACTTTAAGCAGTGTGGAGGACCTCACTGAGCATGACTCACATGCGGGTTGCTCGCAGAGCACGGCTAAGCCCTCCTACAGCAAAGAGAGGCCACCACCTCCATACCCTGGGCAGCCCAAAGCAAGCTCTGCGTTGTCACAGCGATCGAGCGTTTCTTCAACGTTGCACTCTTTGTGGAGACTTCAGCGCCATGACAAAAATGCAGGGACCAGAGCAGCTGGAGGGCCCATGGCCAAAGCCCCCGAGCAGGCTGTTTCCAGGCAGGAGTGCCCAGCCCCGCGCACCCAAGCAGGTAACATCTATTCGACAGCGGCTCACAGTCAGAACAGTAAAAATGTTTCGGAGCCAGACTGGCAGGATTGGCAAAGAGAGAGGTGGCAAATTTGGGAGCTTCTATCAGCTGATAACCCCGATGCCCTCCCAGAGACCCTTGTATGA